One window from the genome of Oryctolagus cuniculus chromosome 1, mOryCun1.1, whole genome shotgun sequence encodes:
- the SLC15A3 gene encoding solute carrier family 15 member 3 produces the protein MPGPRAPEERRPLLARGAPGPRRGRRAAGAAVLLVQMLERAAFFGVAANLVLYLNSKNFNWAGEQASRAALVFLGASYLLAPVGGWLADVYLGRHGAVALSLVVYLIASGLLPATAFPDGRRSFCGEMPAPELRPACPSAGCSRTSPSPYCAPTLYAGLLLLALAASSVRSNLTSFGADQVMDLGRDATRRFFNWFYWSINLGAVLSLLVVAFVQQNISFLLGYSIPVACVGLAFFIFLFATPVFITKPPTGSQVSSMLKLALQNCCPRLWQRHAARNSQSTHLVPDRRFPQPGPSHEEDIANFQVLVKILPVLVTLVPYWMVYFQMQSTYVLQGLHLHIPNIFPSSPTNSSTALRAQDSSYRIPEAWLLLANVVVVLILVPLKDHLIDPLLLRCKLLPSSLQKMALGMFFGFTSVIVAGCLERERLNYIHHNETVSQLIGKDLYYAAPLSIWWQIPQYLLIGISEIFASIPGLEFAYSEAPRSMQGAIMGIFFCLSGVGSLLGSSLVALLSLPGGWMHCPEDFGNINNCRMDLYFFLLAAIQAVTALLFIWIAGRYERAAQGPASQSGSSRDRG, from the exons ATGCCCGGGCCGCGCGCCCCGGAGGAGCGGCGGCCGCTGCTGGCTCGCGGAGCGCCGGGCCCCCGACGGGGGCGGCGGGCAGCGGGAGCGGCGGTGCTGCTGGTGCAGATGCTGGAGCGCGCGGCCTTCTTCGGCGTCGCCGCCAACCTCGTGCTCTACCTCAACAGCAAGAACTTCAACTGGGCCGGCGAGCAGGCGTCCCGCGCTGCGCTCGTCTTCCTGGGCGCCTCCTACCTGCTGGCGCCAGTGGGCGGCTGGCTGGCCGACGTGTACCTGGGGCGCCACGGCGCCGTGGCGCTCAGCCTGGTGGTCTATCTGATCGCCTCGGGCCTGCTGCCCGCCACCGCCTTCCCCGATGGCCGCCGTTCCTTCTGCGGCGAGATGCCCGCGCCCGAGCTGCGGCCCGCCTGCCCCTCGGCCGGGTGCAGCCGCACCTCGCCCAGCCCGTACTGCGCGCCCACCCTCTACGCGGGGCTGCTGCTCCTCGCGCTGGCGGCCAGCTCAGTCAGGAGCAACCTCACCTCCTTCGGAGCCGACCAG GTGATGGATCTCGGCCGTGATGCCACTCGCCGCTTCTTCAACTGGTTTTATTGGAGCATCAACCTGGGTGCTGTGCTGTCACTGCTGGTAGTGGCCTTTGTCCAGCAGAatatcagcttcctgctgggctaCAGCATCCCCGTGGCCTGTGTGGGCCTGGCcttcttcatcttcctctttGCCACGCCTGTCTTCATCACCAAGCCCCCCACAGGCAGCCAAGTGTCCTCCATGCTTAAGCTGGCGCTCCAGAACTGCTGTCCTCGGCTGTGGCAACGACATGCTGCCAG AAACTCCCAAAGCACCCACCTGGTGCCTGACCGGAGGTTTCCCCAGCCTGGTCCCTCCCACGAAGAGGACATTGCCAACTTCCAGGTGCTGGTGAAGATCTTGCCGGTCTTGGTGACCTTGGTGCCCTACTGGATGGTGTACTTCCAG ATGCAGTCCACATACGTCCTGCAAGGTCTTCACCTCCACATCCCGAACATTTTCCCGTCCAGCCCCACCAACAGCTCCACGGCTCTGAGAGCCCAGGACAGCAGCTACAGG ATCCCGGAAGCCTGGCTCCTTCTGGCCAACGTGGTGGTGGTGTTGATTCTGGTCCCTCTGAAGGACCACCTGATCGACCCCTTACTGCTGCGGTGCAAGCTGCTTCCCTCGTCTCTGCAGAAGATGGCACTGGGGATGTTCTTTGGTTTTACCTCTGTCATCGTGGCAG GATGCCTGGAGAGAGAGCGCTTGAACTACATCCACCACAACGAGACAGTGTCCCAGCTGATCGGAAAGGACCTCTACTACGCAGCACCACTGTCCATCTGGTGGCAGATCCCGCAGTACCTGCTCATCGGGATCAGTGAGATctttgccagcatcccag GCTTGGAGTTTGCCTACTCGGAGGCCCCACGCTCCATGCAGGGCGCCATCATGGGCATCTTCTTCTGCCTGTCAGGGGTGGGCTCCCTGCTGGGCTCCAGCCTGGTGGCACTGCTGTCCTTGCCCGGGGGCTGGATGCACTGCCCCGAGGACTTTG GGAACATCAACAACTGCCGGATGGACCTCTACTTCTTCCTGCTGGCCGCCATCCAGGCCGTCACAGCGCTCCTGTTCATCTGGATCGCTGGCCGCTATGAGAGGGCGGCTCAGGGCCCAGCCTCCCAGAGTGGCTCCAGCAGGGACAGGGGCTGA